A portion of the Tenacibaculum todarodis genome contains these proteins:
- the argC gene encoding N-acetyl-gamma-glutamyl-phosphate reductase, with protein MLQVGIIGGAGYTAGELIRLLLNHPETNINFVFSTSNAGNKLYKVHQDLVGSTEISFTSEINADVDVLFLCLGHGNSTAFLQKNSFSDNTKIIDLSNDFRLLADKNFEGKEFVYGLPELDKEAIKTAKYIANPGCFATALQLAILPLAANGLLKDDVHINAVTGATGAGTSFSATTHFTWRDNNFSHYKAFNHQHLGEINQTVNQLQNDFNSEINFMPNRGDFSRGIFATTYTKFEGSLEGAKKIYKDYYKDAAFTFISDESIFLKQVVNTNKCLVQLEKHGNKLLITSTIDNLLKGASGAAIQNMNLMYGFEETLGLNLKANYF; from the coding sequence ATGTTACAAGTAGGAATTATAGGAGGAGCAGGTTATACAGCTGGTGAATTAATCAGATTGTTATTAAATCACCCGGAAACAAATATCAATTTTGTGTTTAGTACTTCTAATGCTGGCAACAAATTATATAAAGTACATCAAGATTTGGTTGGTTCTACGGAAATTAGCTTTACAAGTGAAATAAATGCAGATGTAGATGTTTTATTTTTGTGTTTAGGACATGGAAATTCAACTGCTTTTTTACAAAAAAACAGCTTTTCTGACAATACAAAGATTATAGATTTAAGTAATGATTTTAGATTATTGGCTGATAAGAATTTTGAAGGAAAAGAATTTGTGTATGGTTTACCAGAATTAGATAAGGAAGCGATAAAAACAGCAAAATATATTGCAAATCCTGGTTGTTTTGCAACGGCTTTGCAATTGGCAATTTTACCTTTAGCGGCAAATGGTTTGTTAAAAGATGATGTTCATATTAATGCAGTTACAGGCGCAACTGGTGCAGGAACTTCGTTTTCTGCAACTACACATTTTACGTGGAGAGATAATAACTTCTCGCATTACAAAGCATTCAACCATCAGCATTTAGGAGAAATTAATCAGACTGTAAATCAATTACAAAACGATTTTAATTCCGAAATTAATTTTATGCCAAATCGTGGTGATTTTTCTAGAGGAATTTTTGCAACTACGTACACAAAATTTGAAGGTTCTCTTGAAGGTGCCAAAAAAATATATAAAGATTATTATAAAGATGCTGCTTTTACATTTATTTCTGATGAAAGTATCTTTTTAAAGCAAGTTGTAAACACCAACAAATGTTTGGTGCAACTAGAAAAACACGGAAATAAATTATTAATAACAAGTACAATTGACAACCTTTTAAAAGGAGCTTCTGGTGCCGCAATTCAGAATATGAATTTGATGTACGGTTTTGAAGAAACGTTAGGTTTAAATTTAAAGGCAAATTACTTTTAG
- a CDS encoding argininosuccinate synthase — translation MKKLVIAYSGGLDTSYCAVSLSKEYDVHAVSVNTGGFTTEEIKHIESNAYKMGVTTYKNIDAVATFYNKVVKYLIFGNVLKNSTYPLSVSAERIIQAIEIIEYAKSIDAEYIAHGSTGAGNDQVRFDMIFQTLAPNIKIITPIRDQKLARQEEIDYLKSEGIDMNWEKSKYSVNKGLWGTSVGGVETLKSEKPLPSEAYPSQLEKEGEEKVTLTFKNGEFVALNGQENKPEVNIENLNNIASKFAIGRDIHVGDTIVGTKGRVGFEAAAALITVKAHHLLEKHTLTKWQLQHKEYLSSFYGMHLHEGQYLDPVMRDTEAFLQSSQKMVSGNVVVSLKPYHFSLDGIISDHDLMSSAFSTYGEENKAWTADDAKGFIKILGNQNKIYRQVNNS, via the coding sequence ATGAAAAAATTAGTAATAGCTTATAGTGGTGGTTTAGACACTTCTTATTGTGCAGTAAGTTTATCAAAAGAATATGATGTGCATGCGGTTAGTGTAAATACTGGTGGTTTTACAACTGAGGAGATTAAACATATAGAAAGTAACGCGTATAAAATGGGTGTTACAACTTATAAAAATATTGATGCCGTAGCAACTTTTTACAACAAGGTAGTAAAATATTTAATTTTTGGAAACGTGTTAAAAAATAGTACATATCCGCTTTCGGTAAGTGCAGAAAGAATTATACAAGCCATTGAAATTATAGAATATGCAAAAAGTATAGATGCTGAATATATTGCACACGGAAGTACTGGCGCAGGAAACGACCAAGTGCGTTTTGATATGATTTTTCAAACATTGGCGCCAAACATTAAAATTATTACTCCAATTAGAGATCAAAAACTAGCTAGACAAGAAGAAATAGATTACTTAAAGTCTGAAGGAATTGACATGAATTGGGAAAAATCGAAATATTCTGTAAACAAAGGTCTTTGGGGAACAAGTGTTGGTGGTGTTGAAACTTTAAAGTCTGAAAAGCCTTTACCTAGTGAGGCATATCCTTCTCAATTAGAAAAAGAAGGGGAAGAAAAAGTAACATTGACCTTTAAAAATGGCGAATTTGTTGCTTTAAACGGACAAGAAAATAAACCAGAAGTAAATATTGAAAACCTAAATAATATTGCTTCAAAATTTGCAATTGGTAGAGATATTCATGTTGGAGATACTATTGTTGGTACAAAAGGAAGAGTTGGTTTTGAAGCTGCTGCTGCTTTAATTACGGTAAAAGCACATCATTTGTTAGAGAAACATACTTTAACAAAATGGCAATTACAGCACAAAGAATATTTGTCTAGTTTTTACGGAATGCACTTACACGAAGGTCAATATTTAGATCCTGTAATGAGAGATACCGAAGCGTTTTTACAAAGTTCTCAAAAAATGGTTTCTGGTAATGTAGTGGTTTCTTTAAAACCGTATCATTTTTCTTTAGACGGAATTATTTCTGACCACGATTTAATGTCGAGTGCTTTTAGTACCTATGGTGAAGAAAATAAAGCTTGGACTGCGGATGATGCAAAAGGATTTATCAAGATTTTAGGAAATCAGAACAAAATTTATAGACAAGTAAACAATTCATAA
- a CDS encoding GNAT family N-acetyltransferase: MEIVIANKSHTVYAEIICKTIEEASKVRGTGIAKRKPEYVATKMENGNAVIALDNDKFAGFCYIEKWGHGKFVANSGLIVHPDFRNRGLAKKIKQVIFNHSRTKFPDAKVFSITTGLAVMKMNSDLGYKPVTFSELTDDQSFWNGCQTCKNYDILTRTEQKMCLCTGMLYDPAKKEKTGSESKKHDKKVWTRLKNIKQSMFLKKDKK; the protein is encoded by the coding sequence ATGGAAATTGTTATTGCAAATAAATCACATACTGTTTACGCAGAAATTATCTGTAAAACCATAGAAGAAGCTTCTAAGGTAAGAGGAACTGGTATTGCTAAAAGAAAACCAGAATATGTTGCCACTAAAATGGAAAACGGTAATGCTGTAATTGCTTTAGATAACGACAAATTTGCTGGATTTTGCTATATAGAAAAATGGGGACATGGAAAATTTGTTGCCAATTCTGGTTTAATTGTGCATCCAGATTTTAGAAATAGAGGTTTAGCAAAAAAGATTAAACAAGTTATTTTTAATCATTCTAGAACAAAATTTCCAGATGCTAAAGTTTTTAGTATTACAACAGGTTTAGCTGTTATGAAAATGAATAGCGACCTTGGTTACAAACCTGTAACATTTTCTGAATTAACAGACGATCAATCTTTTTGGAATGGTTGTCAAACTTGTAAAAACTATGATATTTTAACAAGAACAGAACAAAAAATGTGTTTATGTACAGGAATGCTATACGATCCTGCTAAAAAAGAAAAAACAGGAAGTGAATCAAAAAAACATGATAAAAAAGTGTGGACAAGATTAAAAAATATTAAACAATCTATGTTCCTTAAAAAGGATAAAAAATGA
- the ilvD gene encoding dihydroxy-acid dehydratase: MNLNKHSKRLTQDESQPASQAMLYAVGLTDEDMSKAQVGIASTGYDGNPCNMHLNNLAAEVKVESKIAGLVGLGFNTIGVSDGISMGTSGMNYSLASRDIIADSIETVMNAQSYDALISVVGCDKNMPGAVIAMLRLNRPSIMMYGGTIASGNYKGKKLNIVSAFEALGQKVAGEIEEDEYREIIKRAIPGAGACGGMYTANTMASAIECMGFALPYNSSIPAENPNKLSEAERTALAIKNLLELDLKPLDIISKKSLENAIAIVNALGGSTNAVLHFLAIAHAADIEFTLEDFQKVSDRTPLIADLKPSGKYLMEDVHGVGGTPAIMKYLLDNGYLHGDCLTVTGKTLAENLENVEAMEFEDQDVIFPKDKALKSSGNIQIIYGNLAEEGAVAKISGNEGLLFEGKAVVYDGEQAANTGISNGEVERGDVVVIRYVGPKGGPGMPEMLKPTSLIMGAGLGKSVALITDGRFSGGTHGFVVGHITPEAQSGGTIGILETGDKIRISAEDNSINVLLSEEELAERKAKWVAPALKHKKGILYKYAKMVASASKGCITDE; this comes from the coding sequence ATGAATTTGAATAAACACAGTAAAAGATTAACACAAGACGAATCTCAGCCAGCATCTCAAGCAATGTTGTACGCTGTAGGTTTAACTGATGAAGATATGAGCAAAGCGCAAGTTGGTATTGCAAGTACAGGTTACGATGGTAATCCATGTAATATGCACTTAAACAACTTGGCTGCAGAAGTAAAAGTGGAATCTAAAATTGCGGGTTTAGTAGGTTTAGGGTTTAATACAATTGGTGTTTCAGACGGAATTTCTATGGGAACTTCGGGTATGAATTATTCATTAGCTTCTAGAGATATTATTGCAGATTCTATAGAAACTGTTATGAATGCACAAAGTTATGATGCGTTGATTTCTGTGGTTGGTTGTGATAAGAATATGCCAGGAGCCGTAATTGCCATGTTGCGTTTAAATCGTCCGTCAATTATGATGTATGGCGGAACAATTGCATCAGGAAATTACAAAGGAAAAAAATTAAATATAGTATCAGCTTTTGAGGCTTTAGGTCAAAAAGTAGCAGGAGAAATAGAAGAAGACGAATATAGAGAAATTATAAAGAGAGCAATTCCAGGCGCAGGTGCTTGTGGCGGAATGTATACTGCAAACACAATGGCTTCTGCTATTGAATGTATGGGTTTTGCATTGCCTTATAATTCATCTATACCAGCAGAAAATCCTAATAAATTATCGGAAGCAGAAAGAACTGCTTTAGCTATTAAAAACTTATTAGAATTAGATTTAAAACCGCTTGATATTATTTCTAAAAAGTCTTTAGAAAACGCAATCGCAATTGTAAATGCATTAGGAGGATCTACAAATGCAGTATTGCACTTTTTAGCAATTGCACACGCAGCAGATATTGAATTTACATTAGAAGATTTTCAAAAAGTAAGTGATAGAACGCCATTAATTGCAGATTTAAAACCATCTGGAAAATACTTAATGGAAGATGTTCATGGAGTTGGTGGTACACCAGCAATTATGAAATATTTATTAGACAATGGTTATTTACATGGCGATTGTTTAACGGTTACAGGAAAAACATTAGCAGAAAATTTAGAGAATGTTGAGGCTATGGAGTTTGAAGATCAAGATGTGATTTTTCCAAAAGATAAAGCATTAAAATCATCAGGTAACATTCAAATTATTTATGGAAACCTTGCAGAAGAAGGAGCTGTTGCAAAAATTTCTGGAAACGAAGGGTTGCTTTTTGAAGGAAAAGCAGTGGTTTACGATGGAGAGCAAGCAGCAAATACAGGTATTTCTAACGGAGAAGTAGAAAGAGGAGATGTAGTCGTCATAAGGTATGTTGGACCTAAAGGAGGACCAGGAATGCCAGAAATGTTAAAACCAACTTCTTTAATTATGGGAGCAGGTTTAGGAAAATCTGTAGCTTTAATTACAGATGGTCGTTTTTCTGGAGGAACGCATGGTTTTGTGGTCGGACATATTACACCAGAAGCACAATCTGGAGGAACTATTGGAATTCTTGAAACAGGTGATAAAATTAGAATTAGTGCAGAAGACAACTCTATTAATGTTTTACTTTCTGAAGAAGAATTAGCAGAAAGAAAAGCAAAATGGGTTGCACCAGCATTAAAGCATAAAAAAGGGATTTTGTACAAATATGCTAAAATGGTAGCATCTGCATCTAAAGGATGTATAACTGACGAATAA
- the ilvB gene encoding biosynthetic-type acetolactate synthase large subunit — protein METQTIKNEQNTTTVTERISGSEAIVRCLIAEDTKIIYGYPGGAIMPVYDELFKYQDKIHHVLTRHEQGATHSAQGFARISGKVGVCIATSGPGATNLITGIADAQIDSTPMVCITGQVFSHLLGSDAFQETDIVGISTPVTKWNCQVTKASDIPAAIAKAFYIAKSGRPGPVLIDITKDAQLDEFDFSYEKCTRVRSYNPVPKTEISSVEEAAKLINAAKKPLVVWGQGVILSEAEEAFKAVIEKAGIPSAWTILGASAIPTSHPLNVGMVGMHGNYAPNVLTNDCDVLIAIGMRFDDRVTGKLDTYATQAKVIHFEIDPAEIDKNVKTDVAVLGDAKASLELLLPLLNENSHPEWRQKFADLYAIEYEKVIKDDIHPTKEGLTMGEVLHQINVQSKGNAAIVSDVGQHQMIACRYAEFNKTKSNITSGGLGTMGFGLPAAIGAKMAAPDREVVSISGDGGYQMTIQELGTIFQQKAAVKVVVLNNDFLGMVRQWQQLFFDKRYASTEMVNPNFVAIAEGYYIKARKVTKREDLADAVKEMMESKEAYFLEVCVEKEGNVFPMIPTGASVSDVRLE, from the coding sequence ATGGAAACACAAACCATAAAAAACGAACAAAATACAACAACAGTTACAGAAAGAATTTCTGGTAGCGAAGCAATTGTAAGATGTTTAATAGCTGAAGACACAAAAATAATTTACGGTTATCCTGGTGGAGCAATTATGCCGGTTTATGATGAGTTATTTAAGTATCAAGATAAAATTCATCACGTTTTAACACGTCATGAACAAGGTGCAACACATTCTGCACAAGGTTTTGCTAGGATTTCTGGTAAAGTTGGTGTTTGTATAGCAACTTCTGGTCCAGGAGCAACCAATTTAATTACCGGTATTGCAGATGCACAAATAGATTCTACACCAATGGTGTGTATTACGGGTCAGGTTTTTTCTCATTTATTAGGTTCGGATGCATTTCAAGAAACAGATATTGTTGGTATTTCTACTCCGGTTACAAAATGGAATTGCCAAGTAACTAAAGCTTCAGACATTCCTGCTGCAATTGCAAAAGCATTTTACATTGCAAAAAGCGGAAGGCCAGGACCTGTTTTAATCGATATTACAAAGGATGCACAATTAGATGAATTTGATTTTTCTTATGAAAAATGTACAAGAGTAAGAAGTTATAATCCAGTACCAAAAACAGAAATTTCTTCTGTAGAAGAAGCTGCCAAATTAATTAATGCTGCTAAAAAACCATTAGTTGTTTGGGGTCAAGGTGTTATTTTAAGTGAAGCGGAAGAAGCGTTTAAAGCGGTTATTGAAAAGGCAGGAATACCTTCTGCATGGACAATTTTAGGGGCTTCTGCAATTCCAACTTCACATCCATTAAATGTTGGTATGGTTGGTATGCATGGTAATTATGCGCCAAATGTTTTAACTAATGATTGCGATGTTTTAATAGCAATTGGTATGCGTTTTGATGATCGTGTAACTGGTAAATTAGATACGTATGCAACGCAGGCCAAAGTAATTCACTTTGAAATTGATCCAGCAGAAATAGATAAAAACGTAAAAACTGATGTTGCAGTTTTAGGTGATGCAAAAGCAAGTTTAGAGTTGTTGTTACCATTATTAAACGAAAATTCGCATCCAGAATGGCGTCAAAAATTTGCCGATTTATACGCTATTGAGTATGAAAAAGTGATTAAAGATGATATTCATCCAACGAAAGAAGGATTAACAATGGGTGAAGTGCTGCATCAAATTAACGTTCAGAGTAAAGGTAACGCTGCAATTGTAAGTGATGTTGGTCAGCATCAAATGATTGCTTGTAGATATGCAGAATTCAACAAAACCAAAAGTAATATTACTTCTGGTGGATTAGGTACAATGGGCTTTGGTTTGCCCGCAGCAATTGGTGCAAAAATGGCTGCTCCAGATAGAGAGGTTGTTTCTATTTCTGGTGATGGTGGTTATCAAATGACAATTCAAGAATTAGGAACTATTTTTCAGCAAAAAGCAGCTGTAAAAGTAGTGGTTTTAAATAACGATTTCTTAGGAATGGTTCGCCAATGGCAACAATTGTTTTTTGACAAACGTTATGCATCAACAGAAATGGTGAATCCAAATTTTGTTGCTATTGCAGAAGGTTATTATATAAAAGCAAGAAAAGTTACTAAACGTGAAGATTTAGCAGATGCTGTTAAAGAAATGATGGAAAGTAAAGAAGCTTACTTTTTAGAAGTTTGTGTAGAAAAAGAAGGAAATGTTTTTCCAATGATTCCTACAGGAGCAAGTGTTTCAGATGTTAGATTAGAGTAA